From bacterium, a single genomic window includes:
- a CDS encoding phosphotransferase: WRCWRKCTAVPSPEALAWARRVAGAGGNFAIQPLPPAGSTRILSRLSHAAGSFVLVENPLPAGDAVNENDGFAYLAAHLGARGVPVPALFAYERARGWLLVEDLGDLDLFAEVRRRARDGNAQDRAALAALYCEALDVLVRLQVDGAAGFEPCRTHNPPYDAALMREAESGYFVRELVVNHLGLAVPPGLDEELARLAARAAGAGAAFLLHRDYQSQNLKIHDGRVRVIDFQGARPGPPQYDVAALLLDPYVDLPPGLRAQLLEHYLAAFGARADVGRDAFLAFFPAIAAHRLMQALGAYAFLELRRAKPAFLTHVPVALRLLEETLAPLAGEAPRLAALVAAARRHAKTPAGAGWRQA; this comes from the coding sequence CCTGGCGTTGCTGGAGGAAGTGCACCGCCGTGCCGTCGCCTGAGGCGCTGGCCTGGGCGCGCCGCGTCGCCGGCGCCGGCGGGAACTTCGCCATCCAGCCGCTGCCGCCCGCCGGGTCCACGCGCATTCTCTCGCGCCTCTCGCACGCCGCGGGGAGCTTCGTGCTCGTCGAGAACCCGCTGCCCGCCGGCGACGCGGTGAACGAGAACGACGGCTTCGCCTACCTCGCGGCGCACCTTGGCGCACGGGGCGTGCCCGTCCCCGCGCTGTTCGCGTATGAGCGCGCGCGCGGCTGGCTGCTCGTCGAGGATCTCGGCGACCTCGACCTCTTCGCCGAGGTCCGGCGCAGGGCGCGCGACGGCAACGCCCAGGACCGCGCCGCGCTCGCCGCCCTCTACTGCGAGGCGCTCGACGTGCTCGTGCGACTGCAGGTCGACGGCGCAGCCGGCTTCGAGCCGTGCCGCACGCACAACCCGCCATACGACGCGGCGCTGATGCGCGAGGCCGAGTCGGGGTACTTCGTGCGGGAACTGGTGGTGAACCACCTCGGCCTGGCCGTGCCGCCCGGGCTCGACGAGGAACTGGCGCGATTGGCCGCGCGCGCGGCAGGCGCCGGCGCGGCCTTCCTGCTCCACCGCGACTACCAGTCCCAGAACCTGAAGATCCACGACGGACGGGTCCGCGTCATCGATTTCCAGGGGGCGCGTCCCGGCCCGCCGCAGTACGACGTCGCGGCGCTCCTGCTCGACCCGTACGTCGACCTGCCGCCGGGGCTGCGCGCCCAGCTGCTCGAGCACTACCTCGCCGCCTTCGGAGCGCGCGCCGACGTCGGCCGCGATGCCTTCCTCGCGTTCTTCCCGGCGATCGCCGCTCACCGACTCATGCAGGCGCTGGGCGCCTACGCCTTCCTCGAGCTGCGCCGGGCGAAGCCTGCGTTCCTCACGCACGTGCCGGTTGCGCTGCGCCTGCTCGAGGAGACCCTCGCGCCGCTCGCGGGCGAGGCCCCCCGGCTCGCGGCGCTCGTCGCCGCGGCGCGCCGCCATGCGAAGACCCCCGCGGGCGCGGGCTGGAGACAGGCGTGA